A genomic region of Raphanus sativus cultivar WK10039 chromosome 6, ASM80110v3, whole genome shotgun sequence contains the following coding sequences:
- the LOC108811084 gene encoding defensin-like protein 245 has protein sequence MRLAGIFLACCILSCLLPSHFSQGEELSVTAGQIRPWCPSKQQVFSGSCPNDGGQQCVNDLLSTWYPYVRLSPISCKCSPQSNNMRLCSCPNMICK, from the exons atgagGTTGGCTGGAATTTTCTTGGCTTGTTGCATCTTATCATGTCTACTCCCAAGCCACTTTTCTCAAG GTGAAGAACTAAGTGTGACGGCTGGGCAGATAAGGCCGTGGTGCCCATCAAAACAACAAGTGTTCAGTGGTTCATGCCCAAATGATGGAGGACAACAATGTGTAAATGACTTGTTAAGTACTTGGTATCCATATGTAAGGCTTAGCCCAATCTCCTGCAAGTGCTCTCCTCAGTCTAACAACATGCGTCTCTGTAGTTGTCCTAATATGATTTGCAAATAA